One segment of Phragmites australis chromosome 13, lpPhrAust1.1, whole genome shotgun sequence DNA contains the following:
- the LOC133887732 gene encoding heavy metal-associated isoprenylated plant protein 16-like → MPKQKIVIQVSMSSEKSRSKAMALVARADGVSSMGVTGDGKDRLEVVGDGVDTVCLVQCLRKKIGHAEILQVEEVKEKKPEEKKKPEEPKVEHQLPYWYPGYYYHHNNLPPPWR, encoded by the exons ATGCCGAAG CAAAAGATCGTGATCCAGGTGAGCATGTCGAGCGAGAAGAGCAGGTCCAAGGCCATGGCGCTGGTCGCCAGAGCAGACG GGGTGAGCTCCATGGGTGTCACCGGCGACGGCAAGGACCGGCtggaggtggtcggcgacggcgtCGACACGGTCTGCCTGGTCCAGTGCCTGCGCAAGAAGATCGGCCACGCCGAGATCCTGCAGGTGGAGGAAGTGAAGGAGAAGAAgccagaggagaagaagaagccggAAGAGCCCAAGGTTGAGCACCAGCTGCCGTACTGGTACCCCGGTTACTACTACCACCACAACAACCTGCCGCCACCGTGGCGGTGA
- the LOC133889043 gene encoding heavy metal-associated isoprenylated plant protein 47-like isoform X1, with product MPKQKIMIKVSLPDEKSRSKAMVLAAEADGVISMGITGDDKDRLEVVGENVDSACLVKRLRKKLCRHAGILQVEEVKEKKKAEEPEVKEKKKAEEPKILHPPPCRCPPPPMVIYDEPSFCSIM from the exons ATGCCGAAG CAAAAGATCATGATCAAGGTGAGCTTGCCGGACGAGAAGAGCCGCTCCAAGGCCATGGTGCTGGCCGCCGAAGCAGACG GGGTCATCTCAATGGGGATCACCGGCGACGACAAGGACAGGCTGGAGGTGGTCGGCGAGAACGTCGACTCCGCCTGCCTGGTCAAGCGCCTGCGCAAGAAGCTTTGCCGCCACGCCGGCATCCTCCAGGTGGAGGAagtcaaggagaagaagaaggcggaAGAGCCAGAagtgaaggagaagaagaaggcggaAGAGCCCAAGATCCTGCACCCGCCGCCGTGCCGGTGCCCACCGCCGCCTATGGTCATCTACGATGAGCCCAGCTTTTGTTCGATCATGTAA
- the LOC133889043 gene encoding heavy metal-associated isoprenylated plant protein 47-like isoform X2, whose protein sequence is MTKQKIMIKVSLPDEKSRSKAMVLAAEADGVISMGITGDDKDRLEVVGENVDSACLVKRLRKKLCRHAGILQVEEVKEKKKAEEPEVKEKKKAEEPKILHPPPCRCPPPPMVIYDEPSFCSIM, encoded by the exons ATGACAAAG CAAAAGATCATGATCAAGGTGAGCTTGCCGGACGAGAAGAGCCGCTCCAAGGCCATGGTGCTGGCCGCCGAAGCAGACG GGGTCATCTCAATGGGGATCACCGGCGACGACAAGGACAGGCTGGAGGTGGTCGGCGAGAACGTCGACTCCGCCTGCCTGGTCAAGCGCCTGCGCAAGAAGCTTTGCCGCCACGCCGGCATCCTCCAGGTGGAGGAagtcaaggagaagaagaaggcggaAGAGCCAGAagtgaaggagaagaagaaggcggaAGAGCCCAAGATCCTGCACCCGCCGCCGTGCCGGTGCCCACCGCCGCCTATGGTCATCTACGATGAGCCCAGCTTTTGTTCGATCATGTAA
- the LOC133889508 gene encoding uncharacterized protein LOC133889508 codes for MSIVSQGEVARESGGEAFLYPQLTMTNYMSWVIRVQTMMEDQGSQEIVKPAAGEVVDEKKDKKARSHLFQALPKDLLIHVARKKTAKRVWDCLKTTSVGGRESLDQYAGKHNSMSVRYANLRETLDDVALVKKLFDTVPDRFLSVITGIEQFYDLDNMSFEEDVGRLMAFEEYSNNHSRGGHGRGKDHGKGGRSVMSCNDEENGSGSCRRNKIHIRCFNCHKMGHYANECKALKKKEEETHLTRADDTEPALLLVVSKELA; via the exons ATGTCGATCGTATCTCAGGGAGAGGTGGCGCGGGAGAGCGGTGGTGAGGCGTTCCTGTACCCGCAGTTGACGATGACTAACTACATGAGCTGGGTGATTCGCGTGCAGACGATGATGGAAGATCAAGGCAGCCAGGAGATAGTCAAACCAGCAGCCGGTGAGGTCGTCgacgagaagaaggacaagaaggcgagGTCGCATCTCTTCCAAGCGCTCCCGAAGGATCTCCTGATACATgtggcaaggaagaaaactgCGAAGAGGGTCTGGGATTGTCTCAAGACAACATCCGTAG gagggagagagagcctGGACCAGTACGCTGGAAAGCACAACAGCATGTCTGTCAGGTACGCAAACCTAAGGGAGACACTCGACGACGTTGCATTGGTCAAAAAGCTGTTCGACACCGTGCCGGATCGATTCCTGAGTGTGATCACCGGGATTGAGCAGTTCTACGACCTCGACAATATGTCGTTCGAGGAAGATGTGGGGCGGCTTATGGCGTTTGAAGAAT ATAGCAACAACCACAGCCGGGGTGGTCATGGACGCGGCAAAGACCATGGCAAAGGTGGTCGCAGCGTGATGTCGTGCAATGACGAGGAGAATGGCTCAGGCAGTTGTCGTCGCAACAAGATCCACATCAGGTGCTTCAACTGCcacaagatggggcactacGCGAACGAGTGCAAGGcactgaagaagaaggaagaggagactCATCTCACTCGTGCTGACGATACCGAGCCAGCCCTGCTACTCGTGGTGTCAAAAGAGCTAGCATAA